A genomic segment from Flexistipes sp. encodes:
- a CDS encoding methyl-accepting chemotaxis protein, with amino-acid sequence MAEKSTKKTLELKILVVFILVIFIAATLSAVIVYNQSKTSIINNIYDDITTRIGNFGDALHEHDESVERRLNTISLVPFLGEEAAGEGDMTQSSRFVEELVAESEVIEGAAVLDEDGNILTGYKKFTEQMPNFKMVIMPFETLEPGEIFFEPYLTQNLPYVVYYTPLTYNGEKVGNIAILASGNYLLSYANREFTKHKFHEPVREDCSNCHEGESSLENRGFTVVYDIDGNLLMSPMANNSEIIPSETNNLDKLYSKISEKLPENKALEREINYNGNVYLASFKTVYYRNFGMVVGFLKNKQYMFQNLHQARAYSIGATALIALILTIIAYIGFRKLFSPVFALSGAMQQVRDGNYEVRVQTGAERKDQLGGLVHGFNEMLDRTTEYIQTEEDRQRVQRQIVGLMDTVSDAAEGDLTVEAEVTADELGSVADAFNMMTGSMKELIEDIKNAGDSIVDATEELLQSAEKTSEGATTQINELESIDEKMQLFRALSKEIADKAQDTVNVTENAANMAREGKSVIDETIESMFSVRRYSQLASKKVKTLGERSMEIGEITDVISDISNQTNLLALNAAIEAARAGEYGHGFAVVADEIRKLAERSNTATKEIADLIKGIQTETADTVKLVEESTVNVEKSSDMAENTGESLKTINESLDNAKNSINSIYTDIEKQYNEAEEVAAGIEKVREISETTAEDVKKTNMTVSTLSQLADMFKEAVNKFKV; translated from the coding sequence ATGGCAGAAAAATCCACTAAAAAAACCCTTGAATTAAAAATTCTGGTTGTATTTATCCTGGTTATTTTTATTGCAGCCACCCTTTCAGCGGTGATTGTTTATAACCAGTCAAAAACAAGCATCATTAACAACATCTATGACGATATCACCACCCGGATCGGCAACTTTGGTGATGCCCTTCATGAGCACGATGAAAGTGTTGAGAGAAGGCTCAACACAATTTCACTTGTTCCTTTTTTAGGAGAAGAGGCCGCCGGAGAAGGGGATATGACCCAAAGCTCCCGCTTTGTCGAAGAACTTGTTGCTGAATCCGAGGTTATTGAAGGTGCAGCCGTTCTTGATGAGGACGGCAACATATTGACGGGTTATAAAAAATTTACCGAGCAGATGCCTAACTTCAAAATGGTTATTATGCCCTTTGAAACCCTTGAGCCAGGTGAAATATTTTTTGAACCCTATCTAACACAGAATCTGCCTTATGTTGTCTACTACACGCCTTTAACGTATAACGGAGAAAAGGTTGGTAATATTGCAATCCTGGCAAGCGGAAATTATCTGCTTTCATACGCCAACAGAGAATTCACAAAACACAAGTTTCACGAGCCGGTCAGGGAGGACTGCTCCAACTGCCATGAAGGTGAAAGCAGCCTTGAAAACCGCGGGTTCACAGTAGTTTACGACATCGACGGCAACCTTTTGATGTCACCTATGGCAAACAATTCGGAAATCATACCTTCAGAAACCAATAATCTTGACAAGCTTTACAGTAAAATCAGTGAAAAACTGCCGGAAAATAAAGCTCTTGAAAGGGAAATCAATTATAATGGAAATGTCTATCTCGCGTCTTTTAAAACCGTTTATTACAGAAATTTCGGAATGGTAGTGGGATTTTTGAAAAACAAACAATATATGTTCCAGAATCTTCATCAGGCGCGTGCATATTCAATCGGCGCAACCGCTTTGATCGCTCTGATTTTAACCATTATTGCATATATCGGTTTTCGTAAACTGTTTTCTCCTGTTTTTGCTCTCTCCGGAGCTATGCAGCAGGTCAGAGACGGCAATTATGAAGTGAGGGTGCAAACAGGAGCCGAAAGAAAGGACCAGCTGGGAGGACTTGTCCATGGTTTCAACGAAATGCTTGACAGAACGACCGAATATATACAGACAGAAGAAGACAGGCAGAGAGTCCAGAGGCAGATTGTCGGACTGATGGATACAGTTTCGGATGCGGCCGAGGGTGACTTAACAGTAGAGGCTGAAGTTACTGCGGATGAACTCGGTTCTGTTGCGGATGCCTTTAATATGATGACCGGTAGCATGAAAGAACTCATTGAGGACATTAAAAATGCCGGTGATTCGATTGTCGATGCTACTGAGGAACTTCTGCAGTCGGCGGAAAAGACCAGTGAGGGTGCAACAACTCAGATTAATGAACTTGAGTCCATTGATGAAAAGATGCAGCTATTCAGAGCACTGAGTAAAGAAATTGCCGACAAAGCTCAGGATACCGTTAATGTCACAGAAAATGCAGCAAATATGGCCAGAGAAGGTAAGTCGGTTATTGATGAAACGATTGAGTCCATGTTCAGCGTTAGAAGATACTCACAGCTGGCCAGTAAAAAGGTGAAAACTCTCGGGGAAAGATCAATGGAAATCGGTGAAATCACCGATGTGATTAGCGATATTTCAAACCAGACAAACCTTTTGGCTCTTAACGCAGCCATTGAGGCGGCAAGAGCTGGAGAATACGGACACGGTTTTGCTGTTGTTGCCGATGAAATCAGAAAACTCGCCGAAAGAAGTAATACAGCTACAAAAGAGATTGCCGATCTGATTAAAGGGATACAGACTGAAACAGCCGACACGGTTAAGCTCGTTGAAGAAAGTACAGTAAATGTTGAAAAGAGTTCGGATATGGCTGAAAATACCGGGGAGTCCCTGAAAACAATTAATGAATCTTTGGATAATGCCAAAAACTCAATCAACAGCATCTATACAGATATTGAAAAACAGTACAATGAAGCTGAAGAAGTTGCCGCAGGGATAGAAAAAGTCAGAGAAATTTCCGAAACAACAGCTGAAGACGTTAAAAAGACCAATATGACAGTCTCGACACTGTCTCAGCTTGCGGATATGTTCAAAGAGGCTGTTAATAAATTTAAAGTGTAA
- a CDS encoding chemotaxis protein CheW: MLKDQLLKKVKGEIEDPEERVVARYLLCRLSDYSFLIDVNEIKEIIDLDKTIENVPGTGDHVLGVVNLRSEIVPIIDIRVEFGIDTVRRTGLSRYVITETENEYIGLLADEAARMINVREQDYADKEAEGLFSGFINIDDELYGILDINKVFINFRTS; this comes from the coding sequence TTGCTAAAGGATCAACTTCTTAAAAAAGTAAAAGGAGAAATAGAAGATCCTGAAGAGCGGGTTGTTGCCAGATATCTGTTATGTAGACTGAGTGACTATTCGTTTTTGATTGACGTTAACGAAATCAAGGAAATTATTGACCTGGACAAAACAATTGAAAATGTCCCCGGTACCGGGGACCATGTACTGGGTGTGGTAAACCTGAGAAGCGAAATAGTACCTATAATCGACATAAGAGTGGAGTTCGGAATTGACACTGTAAGAAGAACAGGTTTAAGCAGATATGTTATTACGGAAACTGAGAATGAATATATAGGCCTTTTGGCTGATGAAGCAGCTCGCATGATAAACGTCAGGGAACAGGATTATGCCGATAAAGAGGCAGAAGGTCTTTTTTCCGGTTTTATTAATATAGATGATGAATTATACGGTATATTGGATATAAATAAAGTATTTATTAATTTCAGAACGAGCTAA
- a CDS encoding response regulator transcription factor: protein MLKVLLADDSSTEREMMSSALKSAGFDVTEVEDGDAALDAIKKDRFDCIILDIIMPGKNGYQVCRQVKKDESMKDIPVVIVTSKGQDSDKFWGKKQGADEYLVKPFEMDEMVKTVKDLLNC, encoded by the coding sequence ATGTTAAAAGTATTATTAGCGGATGACAGTTCAACAGAGCGCGAAATGATGTCAAGTGCTCTGAAAAGCGCCGGTTTTGATGTTACCGAAGTAGAGGACGGGGATGCTGCTTTGGATGCAATTAAAAAGGATAGGTTTGACTGCATAATTCTGGACATAATTATGCCCGGTAAAAACGGATACCAGGTATGCAGACAGGTTAAGAAAGACGAAAGTATGAAAGATATTCCGGTTGTCATTGTTACATCCAAAGGTCAGGATAGTGATAAATTCTGGGGGAAAAAGCAGGGGGCAGACGAATATTTGGTCAAACCCTTTGAAATGGATGAAATGGTAAAAACTGTTAAGGATCTGCTAAATTGCTAA